Proteins from a single region of Tachysurus vachellii isolate PV-2020 chromosome 15, HZAU_Pvac_v1, whole genome shotgun sequence:
- the rnf2 gene encoding E3 ubiquitin-protein ligase RING2 — MTQTVQTNGVQPLSKTWELSLYELQRTPQEAITDGLEIAVSPRSLHSELMCPICLDMLKNTMTTKECLHRFCADCIITALRSGNKECPTCRKKLVSKRSLRPDPNFDALISKIYPSRDEYEAHQERVLARISKHNNQQALSHSIEEGLKIQALNRLQRGKKHQIENGSGAEDNGDSSHCSNASVHSNQEAGPSIKRTKTSDDSGLDMDNTTENGGGDTALDGASEIELVFRPHPTLMEKEDAAQTRYIKTSGNATVDHLSKYLAVRLALEELRKNGEASPINVEAASEKQYTIYIPTPNNQFTVLNGSFSLELVSEKYWKVNKPMELYFAPTKEHK; from the exons ATGACTCAGACGGTGCAGACGAACGGGGTTCAACCCCTGAGCAAGACCTGGGAGCTCAGCCTCTATGAGTTACAGAGAACTCCACAG GAGGCCATCACAGATGGTCTGGAGATTGCCGTGTCCCCTCGGAGTCTACACAGTGAGCTGATGTGCCCCATCTGTCTGGACATGCTGAAGAACACCATGACCACCAAGGAGTGCCTGCACCGCTTCTGCGCAGACTGCATCATCACAGCGCTCAGATCCGG GAATAAAGAGTGTCCGACATGCAGGAAGAAGCTGGTGTCAAAGCGCTCACTCCGTCCTGATCCAAACTTTGATGCCCTGATCAGCAAAATCTACCCGAGCAGAGACGAGTACGAGGCACACCAGGAACGAGTGCTGGCTCGCATTAGCAAACACAACAACCAGCAGGCTCTGAGCCACAGCATCGAGGAAGGCCTCAAGATTCAGGCCCTGAACAG ACTGCAGAGAGGGAAGAAACACCAGATCGAGAATGGCAGCGGGGCAGAAGACAATGGCGACAGCTCGCACTGCAGTAATGCCTCTGTCCACAGTAACCAGGAGGCAGGACCAAGCATCAAACGCACCAAGACCTCAGACGACTCGGGTCTGGACATGGACAACACCACAGAGAACGGAGGAGGGGACACAGCTCTGGATGGAGCCAGTGAGATCGAGCTCGTCTTCAGGCCTCATCCTACTCTTATGGAGAAGGAGGACGCTGCCCAAACCAG GTACATTAAGACCTCGGGAAACGCAACAGTCGATCACCTCTCAAAATACCTGGCTGTTAGACTCGCTCTGGAGGAACTGCGCAAGAACGGAGAGGCCAGTCCTATCAACGTGGAGGCTGCCAGCGAGAAACAGTACACCATCTACATTCCTACACCCAACAACCAGTTCACA GTCCTCAATGGCTCCTTCTCCCTGGAGCTGGTGAGTGAGAAATACTGGAAGGTCAACAAACCCATGGAGCTCTACTTTGCCCCGACTAAGGAGCACAAATAA